One Candidatus Thermoplasmatota archaeon DNA window includes the following coding sequences:
- a CDS encoding phospholipase D-like domain-containing protein: MRRARVGDLFLVVLVVLAPGLSLPPAGASPGTLAVEAPRWVPGDGTPFGVFVTAPEGAEVRVWIGSAASPASRVWDGAAWVAGARYAARATGDVDLVPLALDPKKIPAGASTLPGGARVRVGDRIVAETAFGVALAPADAARLAPVEAPNGAAVRDAAGALLALAPRPVPDPRDPARVATPVLLLAAETATLPARDPATGAALDLGLASGGLPKPETRVVAGRATLFATPREGTPVLRAVLAEARASLDVAVYTLSSPTLAVDLADAARRGVRTRLLVEGAPAGGFPGDSSGLLAALARAGVAVRLVEGAGAMHAKYVVADERATLVASENWGSSAYPPSPRSERGNRGWGVVVEDAGLAADLARVFALDFARAAPLEPGEPSRLAAPPETHEAWDAAATSAGPRRARLLVAPDASLAPDGLLGVLASAERSLDVQLLRAETRWSDGPNPYVESLVAAARRGVSVRVMLDAGFMDPDNAATAARLNAIAARERLPLEARMANPAGIATIHNKGVVADGRVVVVGSLNWGRASALANREVNLVLEDATLAAHALGRFEEDWRATSPAIEAPRPMPGAGALLVALALGLGLAVPPERHRRDREHERRDEGDGSHVREDAARGFADRGLERSPADVGDEEHPPRADGRERQAPRPPPGRALRVDAPALGENEDGAETARDGRERDRRGRRGRGIDARRG; the protein is encoded by the coding sequence ATGCGCCGGGCGCGCGTGGGCGACCTCTTCCTCGTCGTCCTCGTCGTCCTGGCGCCCGGGCTCAGCCTCCCTCCCGCGGGGGCCTCGCCGGGGACCCTCGCGGTGGAAGCGCCGCGCTGGGTCCCCGGCGACGGAACCCCGTTCGGCGTCTTCGTGACCGCGCCCGAAGGGGCCGAGGTCCGCGTCTGGATCGGGTCCGCCGCGTCGCCCGCCTCGCGGGTCTGGGACGGCGCCGCGTGGGTGGCGGGCGCGCGCTACGCCGCGCGCGCGACCGGCGACGTCGATCTCGTCCCCTTGGCGCTCGATCCGAAGAAGATCCCGGCGGGCGCCTCGACGCTCCCGGGAGGCGCGCGCGTCCGCGTGGGCGACCGCATCGTGGCCGAGACCGCCTTCGGCGTCGCGCTCGCGCCCGCCGACGCCGCACGGCTCGCGCCCGTCGAAGCCCCGAACGGGGCAGCCGTCCGCGACGCCGCGGGGGCGCTCCTCGCGCTCGCGCCGCGGCCCGTCCCTGACCCGCGCGACCCGGCCCGCGTCGCGACGCCCGTCCTGCTCCTCGCGGCCGAGACCGCGACGCTTCCCGCGCGCGACCCCGCGACGGGCGCGGCGCTCGACCTCGGCCTCGCGTCGGGCGGGCTCCCGAAACCCGAGACGCGCGTCGTCGCGGGCCGCGCGACGCTCTTCGCCACGCCGCGCGAGGGGACGCCCGTGCTGCGCGCCGTCCTCGCCGAGGCGCGCGCGTCGCTCGACGTCGCCGTCTACACGCTCTCGTCGCCGACGCTCGCCGTCGACCTCGCCGACGCGGCGCGACGCGGCGTGCGGACGCGGCTCCTCGTCGAAGGCGCGCCCGCGGGCGGGTTTCCCGGCGACTCGTCGGGGCTCCTCGCGGCGCTCGCGCGAGCGGGCGTGGCCGTGCGCCTCGTCGAGGGCGCGGGCGCGATGCACGCGAAATACGTCGTCGCGGACGAACGGGCGACGCTCGTCGCGAGCGAGAACTGGGGCAGCTCGGCGTATCCGCCGTCTCCGCGATCGGAACGCGGCAACCGCGGGTGGGGCGTCGTCGTCGAGGACGCCGGCCTCGCGGCGGATCTCGCGCGCGTCTTCGCGCTCGACTTCGCGCGCGCCGCTCCGCTCGAGCCCGGGGAGCCATCGCGCCTCGCCGCGCCGCCCGAAACCCACGAAGCATGGGATGCGGCGGCAACGAGCGCGGGGCCGCGCCGAGCGCGCCTCCTCGTCGCGCCGGACGCGAGCCTCGCCCCCGACGGCCTCCTCGGCGTCCTCGCCTCGGCCGAGCGGTCGCTCGACGTCCAGCTCCTGCGCGCGGAGACGCGATGGAGCGACGGGCCGAATCCCTACGTCGAGTCGCTCGTCGCCGCGGCGCGGCGCGGGGTTTCCGTCCGGGTGATGCTCGACGCGGGATTCATGGATCCCGACAACGCGGCGACGGCGGCGCGCCTGAACGCCATCGCCGCGCGCGAGCGCCTCCCGCTCGAAGCGCGGATGGCGAATCCGGCCGGGATCGCGACGATCCACAACAAGGGCGTCGTCGCGGACGGTCGGGTCGTGGTCGTCGGAAGCCTCAATTGGGGCCGCGCATCGGCCCTTGCGAACCGCGAGGTGAACCTGGTGCTCGAGGACGCGACGCTCGCGGCGCACGCGCTCGGCCGTTTCGAGGAGGATTGGCGGGCGACGTCTCCGGCCATCGAGGCGCCGAGGCCGATGCCCGGTGCCGGGGCGCTGCTCGTCGCGCTAGCGCTGGGTCTGGGGCTTGCCGTGCCACCAGAGCGCCATCGCCGCGACCGCGAACACGAGCGCCGAGACGAAGGCGACGGATCCCACGTTCGCGAGGATGCCGCCCGCGGCTTCGCGGATCGCGGGCTCGAACGATCGCCGGCCGATGTAGGCGATGAGGAACACCCACCACGCGCCGACGGCCGCGAGCGCCAGGCGCCACGCCCACCACCGGGGCGCGCGCTGCGGGTCGACGCTCCAGCGCTCGGTGAGAATGAGGATGGCGCCGAGACCGCCCGCGACGGCCGAGAGCGCGACCGCCGAGGCCGCCGCGGCCGCGGGATCGATGCCCGCCGAGGGTAG
- the trxB gene encoding thioredoxin-disulfide reductase, producing the protein MSRPEPRDVVIIGSGPAGLTAAIYTARANLKPLCIAGYEAGGQLMITSDVENYPGFAEAITGPELMERFRKQAERFGTEFIDKDVTKVDFSKPIKKLWVEDEVIEARAVIIATGASAKWLGLENEQRLRGRGVSACATCDGFFFKEKIVGVVGGGDTAMEEALFLTKFATKVFVIHRRDEFRASKIMQDRVLSHPKIEVVWNTEVLDVLGDQSVSGLKLENTKEKRVYELPVGGFFLAIGHKPNTDVFKGVLELEPTGYIKVNPANETVTRIPGVFVAGDVFDHRYRQAVTAAGSGCKAAIEAEKWLETTTSHEISTEKNW; encoded by the coding sequence ATGTCCAGGCCCGAGCCTCGCGACGTCGTGATCATCGGGAGCGGTCCGGCCGGCCTCACGGCCGCCATCTACACCGCCCGCGCGAACCTGAAGCCCCTGTGCATCGCGGGCTACGAGGCGGGCGGGCAGCTCATGATCACGTCGGACGTCGAGAACTACCCCGGCTTCGCCGAAGCGATCACGGGTCCGGAGCTCATGGAGCGCTTCCGCAAGCAGGCCGAGCGCTTCGGCACGGAGTTCATCGACAAGGACGTCACGAAGGTCGACTTCTCGAAACCGATCAAGAAGCTCTGGGTCGAGGACGAGGTCATCGAGGCGCGCGCCGTCATCATCGCGACGGGCGCGAGCGCGAAGTGGCTCGGCCTCGAGAACGAGCAGCGCCTGCGGGGTCGGGGCGTGAGCGCGTGCGCGACGTGCGACGGCTTCTTCTTCAAGGAGAAGATCGTCGGCGTCGTCGGGGGCGGCGACACCGCGATGGAGGAGGCGCTCTTCCTCACGAAGTTCGCGACCAAGGTCTTCGTGATCCACCGCCGCGACGAGTTCCGCGCCTCGAAGATCATGCAGGACCGCGTCCTCTCCCATCCGAAGATCGAGGTCGTGTGGAACACCGAGGTCCTTGACGTCCTCGGCGACCAGAGCGTGTCGGGCCTCAAGCTCGAGAACACGAAGGAGAAGCGCGTATACGAGCTTCCCGTCGGCGGATTCTTCCTCGCGATCGGGCACAAGCCCAACACGGACGTCTTCAAGGGCGTCCTCGAGCTCGAGCCCACGGGCTACATCAAGGTCAATCCCGCGAACGAGACCGTCACCAGGATCCCCGGCGTCTTCGTCGCGGGCGACGTCTTCGACCACCGCTACCGGCAGGCCGTCACGGCCGCGGGGTCCGGCTGCAAAGCCGCGATCGAGGCCGAGAAATGGCTCGAGACGACGACCTCGCACGAGATTTCGACCGAGAAGAATTGGTGA
- a CDS encoding metallophosphoesterase: MRGIVPVVLLFLAIVVTPPASAEAVAVNPYVAAGLASPWPPEQLRVALAGEDGRLVVQWALNQRLYLESQDPPSVLWRTPNATWRNTTAFYAGHYYHQTGPVASTNVYAATLPPIPPGTLVGYKVGSKWGGYSAERQAYVPPANGEPFRFVAYADIGYNSTNVNQNHTLVRPLVLAADPDLVILAGDLAYSNAAATVNEWMRFMEPVQSRYPTMPALGNHEYHPSMSGYLTWLNAYVLPGDEQSYSYKAGPVTFIALNSDMICNRPQRTSYGSPTDPDPCVTSGHSLNATQLAWLESALAAAAADETPWTVVYHHHPAYSHGAHKSDWAVRKFWEPLYARYGVDVVFTAHDHHYARTYPVIGGVPQVNDTNVYAKGVAPIYVVTGGGGRPLYNFAPPPFPAWHACGAKANVITVVDIDASGLHFRAIRPGAGTEAERTLDAFDILVEGGAGRGGPPGTQNPASLCPAQEAMTTQSAAWVAVAGPGLAGLAGMAVVAALWAARRGPRG, translated from the coding sequence TTGAGAGGCATCGTTCCAGTCGTCCTGCTGTTCCTCGCGATCGTCGTCACGCCGCCGGCTTCGGCCGAGGCCGTGGCGGTCAATCCGTACGTCGCGGCGGGCCTCGCCTCGCCGTGGCCCCCGGAGCAGCTGCGGGTCGCGCTTGCGGGAGAGGACGGACGTCTCGTCGTGCAGTGGGCGCTGAATCAGCGCCTCTACCTCGAATCGCAGGACCCGCCGTCCGTCCTGTGGCGCACGCCGAACGCGACGTGGCGCAACACCACCGCGTTCTACGCCGGCCACTACTACCATCAGACCGGCCCCGTTGCTTCGACGAACGTGTACGCGGCCACCCTTCCGCCCATTCCCCCGGGGACGCTCGTAGGCTACAAGGTGGGCTCGAAGTGGGGCGGCTATTCGGCGGAGCGGCAGGCCTACGTGCCGCCCGCGAACGGAGAACCGTTCCGTTTCGTGGCGTACGCGGACATCGGCTACAACAGCACGAACGTGAATCAGAACCACACGCTCGTCAGGCCCCTTGTTCTTGCGGCCGATCCCGACCTCGTCATCCTCGCGGGCGATCTCGCGTATTCCAATGCGGCCGCGACCGTGAACGAGTGGATGCGTTTCATGGAGCCCGTGCAGTCGCGCTATCCGACGATGCCCGCGCTCGGCAACCACGAGTATCATCCTTCGATGAGCGGTTACCTCACGTGGCTCAACGCCTACGTGCTGCCGGGCGACGAGCAGTCCTACAGCTACAAGGCCGGGCCGGTGACGTTCATCGCGCTCAACTCGGACATGATCTGCAACCGGCCCCAGCGGACGAGCTACGGAAGCCCGACGGATCCTGATCCCTGCGTGACCTCCGGTCACTCGCTGAACGCGACGCAGCTCGCATGGCTGGAGTCGGCGCTCGCCGCGGCCGCCGCCGACGAGACGCCCTGGACGGTCGTGTACCACCACCACCCCGCGTACAGCCACGGCGCGCACAAGAGCGACTGGGCCGTGCGCAAGTTCTGGGAGCCGCTTTACGCCCGTTACGGCGTCGACGTCGTGTTCACCGCGCACGACCACCACTACGCGCGGACGTATCCCGTGATCGGCGGCGTCCCGCAGGTGAACGACACGAACGTCTACGCGAAGGGCGTCGCTCCGATCTACGTCGTCACGGGCGGCGGGGGCCGTCCGCTCTACAACTTCGCGCCGCCGCCGTTCCCGGCCTGGCATGCCTGCGGCGCGAAGGCAAACGTCATCACGGTCGTGGACATCGACGCCTCGGGCCTGCACTTCAGGGCCATCCGCCCCGGCGCGGGGACGGAAGCCGAGCGGACCCTCGACGCCTTCGACATCCTCGTCGAGGGCGGGGCCGGCCGCGGCGGACCGCCGGGGACGCAAAACCCGGCGTCCCTCTGCCCCGCGCAGGAGGCCATGACGACGCAGTCCGCGGCCTGGGTCGCGGTCGCGGGGCCCGGCCTCGCGGGCCTGGCCGGGATGGCCGTCGTCGCCGCCCTCTGGGCCGCCCGGCGGGGACCGCGCGGGTGA
- a CDS encoding metallophosphoesterase family protein: protein MRLPYVLAFLVLAAPLASAQASPELSKPEQIHVTLGAEPGTFVVHWAVVGTAYPSTASPVIEWTPEGGAKTVTPAKHFGEIKAAGSSPVDQAMPLSSHVYGETIGPIAPGVKVSYRVGTTQFGFSPQKEIRMVPGPGEPIKFVTYGDIGVDATGPDGGKDPTETEHPAFDIRELAIKEQPDLVVIPGDLAYSNSRAGWDAFMRFMEPVQASIPTMPVAGNHEYDKNVGWHQFLTQYVLPGDEHHYTFKAGDVTFIGVNSNFVCEGGTSRTTTGSPPRPCGDDLDVKPNATLLLWLDEALAAAAKDDTKWTVVYHHHPAFSHGRHSSDYAIQSLWAPLYEKHKVDLVITAHDHLYGRTYPVTKLKPAMLGDEYPKGLAPVYVVAGGGGRKLYDYPGPDGAPGWHAKGAQVHHLSVIEVSAEKLTLRTLDRTGAEIDAFTIKATEVSLPKATPGVEILALAAVALAAALGLRRR from the coding sequence GTGAGGCTCCCCTACGTTCTCGCCTTCCTCGTCCTCGCCGCTCCCCTCGCAAGCGCGCAGGCCTCGCCCGAGCTTTCGAAGCCCGAGCAGATCCACGTCACGCTCGGCGCCGAGCCCGGCACGTTCGTCGTTCACTGGGCCGTCGTCGGCACGGCGTACCCGTCGACCGCGAGCCCCGTGATCGAGTGGACGCCCGAGGGCGGCGCGAAGACGGTGACGCCCGCGAAGCATTTCGGCGAGATCAAGGCCGCGGGATCGAGCCCCGTCGACCAGGCGATGCCCCTCTCCTCCCACGTGTACGGCGAGACGATCGGCCCGATCGCGCCCGGCGTCAAGGTATCCTACCGCGTGGGCACGACCCAGTTCGGTTTCTCGCCCCAGAAGGAGATCCGCATGGTGCCCGGCCCCGGCGAGCCCATCAAGTTCGTCACCTACGGCGACATCGGCGTCGACGCGACGGGCCCCGACGGCGGCAAGGATCCGACCGAGACGGAGCACCCGGCGTTCGACATCCGCGAGCTCGCGATCAAGGAGCAGCCCGACCTCGTCGTCATCCCCGGCGACCTCGCCTACTCGAATAGCCGCGCCGGCTGGGACGCGTTCATGCGCTTCATGGAGCCGGTGCAGGCGAGCATCCCGACGATGCCCGTCGCGGGCAACCACGAGTACGACAAGAACGTCGGCTGGCACCAGTTCCTCACGCAGTACGTCCTGCCGGGCGACGAGCACCACTACACGTTCAAGGCCGGCGACGTGACGTTCATCGGCGTCAACTCGAACTTCGTCTGCGAAGGCGGAACGTCCCGCACGACGACCGGGTCGCCCCCGCGCCCCTGCGGCGACGACCTCGACGTCAAGCCGAACGCGACGCTGCTCCTGTGGCTCGACGAGGCCCTTGCGGCCGCGGCGAAGGACGACACGAAGTGGACCGTCGTCTATCACCACCACCCGGCCTTCAGCCACGGGCGCCACTCGAGCGACTACGCGATCCAGTCCCTCTGGGCGCCGCTCTACGAGAAGCACAAGGTCGATCTCGTGATCACGGCCCACGACCACCTGTACGGTCGCACGTACCCTGTCACGAAGCTGAAACCCGCGATGCTCGGGGACGAGTATCCGAAGGGGCTCGCGCCGGTGTACGTCGTCGCCGGCGGGGGCGGCCGCAAGCTCTACGACTACCCGGGCCCCGACGGCGCGCCGGGCTGGCACGCGAAGGGCGCGCAGGTGCACCACCTCTCGGTGATCGAGGTCTCGGCGGAGAAGCTCACGCTCCGAACGCTCGACAGGACGGGCGCGGAGATCGACGCCTTCACGATCAAGGCCACGGAGGTCTCGCTCCCGAAGGCGACCCCGGGCGTCGAGATCCTGGCGCTTGCGGCCGTCGCGCTCGCGGCGGCCCTCGGTCTGCGCCGGCGTTGA
- a CDS encoding class I SAM-dependent methyltransferase family protein codes for MPDERESDAVRVPRREGEAVRARLLEEGRLRTDLRIRGEGDDLLIPVESAAGLAWPVVRAPFEPQKQPPPPYAEVARVPDDVRARLPSSYDVVGSIVLVKIPEDLLSHRRAIGEALVASIKPAKTALLDRGVKGAFRVRDVEVLAGEPTTETEVVENGLRLAVDVATCYFSPRLATERKRVADLVRPGERVLDLFAGVGPFALAIAKHARPARVDAVDLNPDAVKYLKRNIARNKLAAPVTAACDDARAFARAHPGAYDRIVMNLPHTARAFFADALVTLAAEGGVVHLHAIMDPARVEALVAELQGETPRSVALSATREVRTYSPQERHLALDLSVGPG; via the coding sequence GTGCCCGACGAGCGCGAGTCCGACGCCGTGCGCGTGCCCCGCCGCGAGGGCGAGGCGGTGCGCGCGCGCCTCCTCGAGGAGGGTCGCCTCCGGACGGATTTGCGCATCCGCGGCGAGGGCGACGACCTCCTCATTCCCGTCGAGAGCGCCGCCGGTCTCGCGTGGCCCGTCGTCCGCGCGCCGTTCGAGCCGCAGAAGCAGCCCCCGCCCCCGTACGCGGAGGTCGCGCGCGTGCCGGACGACGTCCGCGCGCGCCTGCCGTCGAGCTACGACGTCGTGGGCTCGATCGTCCTCGTGAAGATCCCCGAGGATCTCCTTTCGCACAGGCGCGCGATCGGCGAGGCGCTTGTCGCGTCGATCAAGCCCGCGAAGACGGCGCTCCTCGACCGCGGCGTCAAGGGCGCGTTCCGCGTGCGCGACGTCGAGGTGCTCGCGGGCGAGCCGACCACCGAGACCGAGGTCGTGGAGAACGGCCTGCGCCTCGCGGTGGACGTCGCGACGTGCTACTTCTCGCCGCGCCTCGCGACCGAGCGCAAGCGCGTCGCGGACCTCGTCCGCCCGGGGGAACGCGTCCTCGACCTCTTCGCGGGCGTCGGCCCCTTCGCGCTCGCGATCGCGAAGCACGCGCGCCCCGCGCGTGTGGACGCGGTCGACTTGAATCCGGACGCGGTGAAGTATCTGAAGCGCAACATCGCGCGCAACAAGCTCGCGGCGCCCGTGACCGCGGCATGCGACGACGCGCGCGCGTTCGCGCGCGCGCATCCGGGCGCGTACGACCGCATCGTGATGAACCTCCCGCACACGGCGCGCGCCTTCTTCGCGGACGCGCTCGTGACGCTCGCGGCGGAGGGCGGCGTCGTGCACTTGCACGCCATCATGGACCCGGCGCGGGTCGAGGCGCTCGTCGCGGAGCTTCAGGGGGAGACGCCCCGCAGCGTGGCGCTGTCCGCGACGCGTGAGGTGCGCACGTACAGCCCGCAGGAGCGGCATCTCGCGCTCGATCTCTCGGTCGGGCCGGGATGA
- the pyk gene encoding pyruvate kinase, with product MPARRTKILATLGPASDSPEMLARLVDAGMDAVRVNFSHGEAKHHAEVVARVRAVAQAKKRAIPIVQDIQGPKIRVGKLPGGPIKLAAGDRVTLTAAEEAPGPGVIPITYEWLAKDVKPGGQILLDDGYLEMKVEACEGEKVHATVVTGGLLKPSKGVNFPGARLSIKFPTEKDKVDLRVGQDLGVDWVAASFVRSAADVARVRADLDDAHGTRVIAKIELHEAVENLDEIVRSADAVMIARGDLGVEFPPEEVPGIQRRILQMGDTLGVPVITATQMLESMIEQPRPTRAEVTDVYNAILGGSGAVMLSGETAVGKHPVEAVSVMARVARRAEETFFSEPELHARWRAVARPTAEDAVAHATVRAAEDAGAKAIVVLTESGRTAILVAKYRPKTRVLAATPSSITERQLALVWGVETLHLPHAETQEKLFRSADDALLAAGLAKGDTIVVTSGRLGASGSTSSLRVAKVGKLAQAAGA from the coding sequence ATGCCCGCGCGCCGCACGAAGATCCTCGCGACCCTGGGTCCCGCGAGCGACTCGCCCGAGATGCTCGCCCGCCTGGTCGACGCGGGCATGGACGCGGTGCGCGTGAACTTCAGCCACGGCGAGGCGAAGCACCACGCGGAGGTCGTGGCGCGCGTGCGCGCGGTCGCGCAGGCGAAGAAGAGGGCGATCCCCATCGTGCAGGACATCCAGGGCCCGAAGATCCGCGTCGGGAAGCTCCCGGGCGGCCCGATCAAGCTCGCCGCGGGCGACCGCGTCACGCTCACGGCCGCCGAGGAGGCGCCGGGGCCCGGCGTGATCCCGATCACCTACGAGTGGCTCGCGAAGGACGTGAAGCCGGGCGGCCAAATCCTCCTCGACGACGGCTACCTCGAGATGAAGGTCGAGGCGTGCGAAGGCGAGAAGGTGCACGCGACGGTCGTGACGGGCGGCCTCCTCAAGCCTTCGAAGGGCGTGAACTTCCCGGGCGCGCGCCTTTCGATCAAGTTCCCCACGGAGAAGGACAAGGTCGACCTGCGCGTCGGCCAGGACCTCGGCGTCGACTGGGTCGCGGCGTCGTTCGTGCGGAGCGCCGCGGACGTCGCGCGCGTGCGGGCGGACCTCGACGACGCGCACGGCACGCGCGTCATCGCGAAGATCGAGCTCCACGAGGCCGTCGAGAACCTCGACGAGATCGTCCGCTCGGCCGACGCGGTCATGATCGCGCGCGGCGACCTCGGCGTCGAGTTTCCGCCCGAGGAGGTGCCGGGAATCCAGCGCCGCATCCTGCAGATGGGCGACACGCTCGGGGTTCCCGTCATCACCGCGACGCAGATGCTCGAAAGCATGATCGAGCAGCCGCGGCCCACGCGGGCCGAGGTGACGGACGTCTACAACGCGATCCTTGGCGGGTCGGGCGCCGTCATGCTTTCCGGCGAGACGGCCGTGGGCAAGCACCCGGTCGAGGCCGTGTCGGTCATGGCGCGTGTCGCGCGGCGCGCGGAGGAGACTTTCTTCTCGGAGCCCGAGCTGCACGCGCGCTGGCGCGCCGTCGCGCGGCCCACCGCGGAGGACGCCGTCGCGCACGCGACGGTCCGGGCCGCGGAGGACGCGGGCGCGAAAGCGATCGTGGTCCTGACGGAGAGCGGGCGCACCGCGATCCTCGTCGCGAAATACCGACCGAAGACGCGCGTCCTCGCCGCGACGCCGTCGTCGATCACGGAGCGGCAGCTCGCGCTCGTCTGGGGCGTCGAGACGCTCCATCTCCCGCACGCCGAGACGCAGGAGAAGCTCTTCCGGTCCGCCGACGACGCGCTCCTCGCCGCGGGGCTCGCGAAGGGCGATACGATCGTGGTCACGTCGGGACGCCTCGGAGCCTCGGGCTCGACGTCGAGCCTGCGGGTCGCGAAGGTGGGCAAGCTCGCGCAGGCCGCGGGCGCTTGA
- a CDS encoding type II toxin-antitoxin system VapC family toxin — protein sequence MSARVVVLDASAALAALDLNDPRQAAALDALAAAHERGAVVAPALLVWEVGQVVHRKAARAFGPDVAARQALMDALLEGVSFDEGVAPAVRRRVGELAEACGLSYYDAAYLELAERRKARLLTEDARLADAAARVGVRVG from the coding sequence CTGAGCGCGCGCGTCGTCGTCCTCGACGCGAGCGCGGCTCTCGCGGCGCTCGACCTCAACGACCCGCGCCAGGCGGCCGCGCTCGACGCCCTCGCCGCGGCGCACGAGCGCGGCGCCGTCGTCGCCCCCGCGCTCCTCGTCTGGGAAGTCGGGCAAGTGGTGCACCGGAAGGCCGCGCGCGCCTTCGGCCCCGACGTCGCCGCGCGGCAGGCGCTCATGGACGCGCTCCTCGAAGGCGTCTCGTTCGACGAGGGCGTCGCGCCCGCGGTGCGGCGCCGCGTCGGCGAACTCGCGGAAGCGTGTGGCCTCTCGTACTACGACGCCGCGTACCTCGAACTCGCCGAGCGACGCAAGGCGCGGCTCCTCACGGAGGACGCGCGGCTCGCGGACGCGGCGGCGCGCGTCGGGGTCAGGGTGGGGTGA
- a CDS encoding twin-arginine translocase TatA/TatE family subunit, with amino-acid sequence MPSVNPFALAFLSGNEWLAVLVIVVLLFGGAKIPELARSLGRAKAEYAKASKEGAEPTARPTSVEDEKILKAARDLGIPTEGRTLAEIRDDLRKRLA; translated from the coding sequence GTGCCTTCCGTGAACCCCTTCGCCCTCGCGTTCCTCTCGGGGAACGAGTGGCTCGCCGTCCTCGTGATCGTCGTGCTCCTCTTCGGCGGCGCGAAGATCCCGGAGCTCGCCCGCTCCCTCGGCCGCGCGAAGGCCGAGTACGCGAAGGCGTCGAAGGAGGGCGCGGAGCCGACCGCCAGGCCTACGTCGGTCGAGGACGAGAAGATCCTCAAGGCCGCCCGCGACCTCGGCATCCCGACCGAGGGACGCACCCTTGCGGAGATCCGCGACGACCTCCGCAAGCGCCTCGCCTGA